CGCGCGGTCATCGAAGGTGTCGTCGACTACGGCGACTTCTTCGAGATTGCGGCTCTCTACGCGCCCAACGTCATCTGTGGTTTCGGGCGGGTCAACGGCCGGAGCGTCGGCATCGTCGGCAATCAACCCAACGTCCTGGCCGGCGTTCTCGATACGCACTCGTCGGTGAAGGCGGCCCGGTTCGTACGCTTTTGCGACGCCTTCAACATCCCGTTGGTCACCTTCGTCGACGTGCCGGGCTTTCTGCCGGGTACCGATCAGGAGTACGGTGGTATAATTTTGCACGGCGCAAAGCTGCTCTACGCCTTCGCCGAAGCGACGGTGCCGAAAATCACGGTCATTACGCGCAAGGCGTACGGCGGTGCCTACGACGTCATGGCCAGCAAACACATCCGCGCCGATCTCAATCTTGCCTGGCCGACGGCGGAGATCGCCGTTATGGGCGCGGAGAGTGCGGTGAAGACGATCTTCCGCCGCGAAATCGCGGCAGCACAAAATCCGGCCGCAAAGATGGCCGAGCTGATCGCCGAGTACCAAGAGCGTTTCTCGCACCCGTACATTGCCGCCGGGCGCGGCTATGTCGACGATGTCATCGAGGCGCGAAAGACGCGCAGCGCAATCGCCGGCGCCCTTGAGATGCTGCGCGACAAACGCGTGCCCCGGCCGCAGCGAAAGCACGGCAACATCCCGCTATAAAAAAAGCGAGCCCGCCGGTGCGGGCTCGCTTCGCTTCTTTTGAGCTTCTGTTCTAGAGAGCTCCGATGCCGTTGGGCGTTCCCCAGCCGGGGCCGGCCGAGTAGTTGCCAAACTGCTTGGTGCCTGCGTTGCACAGGTAGGTGCCCATCAGACTCTGCGGACAGCCGCCGAGTTCGCCCGTCTTGATGTAGTGCAGGTCTTTTTTCAACTGCGCCTTCGTGAGCTTCCAGAGATTCTCTCCGGCGGTGAGCTTCGAGGCGTTACCGGCGAGACCGTACATGCCGGCGACCAACGGTGAAGAGACGCTGGTACCGCTAATCACGCCAAACCCGCCGCTCTGATAGCTGTCGTAGATCTCGACATTCAAGGAGACGGCTGAGATATCGTTCATCGTCCGCCCCTTACACTTCGGATCCTTTTGCCACGACGGCTTGGCGACGATCGAGCATCCGCCGCCGCTGCCGGCCCAAACGATTTCAGTGAAGCCTTTGCTGGCTTGCTCCAGAACCGTACCGCCGACAGAGACGACGTTGCCGTAGTCGGCCGGGTCCTGCGCGCCGTATCCACTATCACCGGCGCTGGCGAGATAGAGAACGCCCTTTTGATCGAACGCGCCGCCGGACGCGCTCCCTTGGCCGCCGCCCCAACTGTTGCTGATGACTGTGGCGCCAAGCTTCGCAGCCGTCTTCTCGGCGGTGTAGAGGTCGTTGCCATTGTTTGTCGTGGCCTCGACCAGATAGATCGTGCACTTCGGGCACGAGGTAGATACCATCTGAACGTCAAGATCGATCTCACCGCCCCAGTCGGGGTTGCCCGCGGGGTAGTCCTTCTGTTGCCCTTGCTGATTGAACTTCTTGAAGTTTGCCTTGCCCAGCTTGAATGCCGAACGGAACATCGCAAGGTCGGAAGCCACGTTTGGGTTGTCGAAAGCGTCGACGATCGCAACGATCGTCTTCTTGCTGCCCTGAGTGACGGGAAGGTTATAGGCCTTTTGAAGGGTCGGCGGAGTCCAACCGTTGTACTGGTCAGGACGGTCGCTCGGCCAGTTTTCGATCAACAGATCGCAGTTCATGTAACCTGGACGGGTGTCGTTGCAGGCTCGCCTCGC
The Candidatus Cybelea sp. DNA segment above includes these coding regions:
- a CDS encoding S8 family serine peptidase → MKTPFKLFVSAAAALAVAACSAGGNSSLPGTGGLSATAQTRYVPQWEDQHHARRACNDTRPGYMNCDLLIENWPSDRPDQYNGWTPPTLQKAYNLPVTQGSKKTIVAIVDAFDNPNVASDLAMFRSAFKLGKANFKKFNQQGQQKDYPAGNPDWGGEIDLDVQMVSTSCPKCTIYLVEATTNNGNDLYTAEKTAAKLGATVISNSWGGGQGSASGGAFDQKGVLYLASAGDSGYGAQDPADYGNVVSVGGTVLEQASKGFTEIVWAGSGGGCSIVAKPSWQKDPKCKGRTMNDISAVSLNVEIYDSYQSGGFGVISGTSVSSPLVAGMYGLAGNASKLTAGENLWKLTKAQLKKDLHYIKTGELGGCPQSLMGTYLCNAGTKQFGNYSAGPGWGTPNGIGAL